One region of Azoarcus sp. CIB genomic DNA includes:
- a CDS encoding copper chaperone PCu(A)C, whose product MKHYIAAALSVIAFSLPAQADIKVEEPWVRATVPHQKVTGAFMRLTASQDAKLVAAGSPVAGTVEIHEMAMEKDVMKMRPVAGVTLPAGQTVELKPGAHHVMLLDLRQPLQPGDTVPLTLTVEGRDGKRETLEVKAAVRPLGTIGGAGHGR is encoded by the coding sequence ATGAAGCATTACATTGCAGCAGCCCTGTCCGTGATCGCCTTCTCGCTGCCCGCGCAGGCAGACATCAAAGTCGAGGAACCGTGGGTGCGCGCGACCGTGCCGCACCAGAAGGTTACCGGAGCCTTCATGCGGCTCACTGCATCGCAAGATGCGAAGCTGGTCGCGGCGGGCTCGCCGGTCGCCGGTACCGTCGAGATCCATGAAATGGCGATGGAGAAGGACGTCATGAAGATGCGCCCTGTCGCAGGGGTGACGCTTCCCGCCGGCCAGACCGTTGAACTCAAGCCCGGGGCGCATCACGTGATGCTGCTGGATCTGCGCCAGCCGCTGCAGCCCGGCGATACCGTGCCGCTGACCCTGACGGTGGAAGGGCGTGACGGCAAGCGCGAGACGCTCGAGGTCAAGGCTGCGGTGCGGCCGCTCGGCACGATCGGAGGCGCCGGCCATGGGCGCTGA
- a CDS encoding DUF2946 domain-containing protein, giving the protein MHLKRSTRTLTAWIALFAILLGAVMPAMSHALSRLAGAETRWVEVCTVAGTKLVAVDDSTGDSKGDNSDLFPAERCAFCATHGGAPALPAPYVVPFALEVGSDKFPRLYFHSPRPLFAWIKSPPRAPPLLA; this is encoded by the coding sequence ATGCATCTCAAGCGCTCGACCCGCACCCTGACGGCATGGATCGCGTTGTTCGCGATCCTGCTCGGTGCCGTCATGCCGGCAATGAGCCATGCGCTGTCGCGGCTCGCCGGCGCCGAAACGCGCTGGGTCGAGGTCTGTACCGTCGCCGGCACCAAACTGGTCGCGGTCGACGATTCCACCGGCGACAGCAAGGGCGACAATTCCGACCTTTTTCCTGCGGAACGCTGCGCCTTTTGCGCGACGCATGGCGGGGCACCGGCGTTGCCGGCGCCGTACGTGGTGCCCTTTGCGCTGGAAGTCGGCAGCGACAAATTCCCCCGGCTGTACTTCCATTCCCCGCGCCCGCTGTTTGCGTGGATCAAGTCGCCTCCGCGCGCACCGCCACTCCTCGCCTGA
- a CDS encoding TonB-dependent receptor, with product MGAERIRALVALSCACAIGGASAAEAETILEQVTVTGTREKERLVETPASVGAVKAEALAADKPAHPAQVMNQIPGAAVAVTNGEGHTTSIRQPFTTSPVYLFLEDGIPSRSPGFFNHNALYEINVPQAGGIEVNRGPSSALYGSDAIGGVVNVLTRVPPPKTELGGSVEIGEHGWRRALLSGGSGYANGGFRADLNLSATDGWRDDTAYDRKSGTLRWDHFIGDSTSLKTVLGFSEIDQDTGANSPLVREDYRHDPKRNYLPIAFRKVSALRLSSSFEHETADSLLSITPYVRDNSMDLLASFALRFDPSLAETRNQSYGLMAKWRQDFAPMRARLIAGVDLDMSPGSRRENRINATTRGSGASQEFIDYTVGPRIYDYDVEYRGISPYLHGEISPTDRLRLTVGLRYDDMRYAFRNDFAAGAVQAGTSFYGQAADSTVSFRRVTPKFGATYALDRDTHLFASYNQGFRAPSESQLFRPSRATSRASALALAQSAVELEAIRAEQFELGIRGVVAGVSYDLVAYDLTKRDDIVSQRDPETTQTITTNAGKTRHRGVELGLGVPLHRAVRLDVAMSYAWHEFENWETERDDFGGNEQASAPRFMSNTRLTWTPTAAIRAQLEWSRIGSYWLDDANTVKYGGHNLFNLRGNYALNPTWSLFGSVQNLTDKRYAESAQLSTRSTPVYSPGLPRTVIAGVEAKW from the coding sequence ATGGGCGCTGAACGAATCCGCGCCCTCGTCGCGCTGTCCTGCGCTTGCGCGATCGGCGGGGCTTCGGCGGCCGAGGCCGAAACCATCCTCGAACAGGTGACCGTCACCGGCACGCGCGAAAAGGAACGGCTGGTCGAGACGCCGGCTTCGGTCGGAGCGGTGAAGGCGGAGGCACTTGCGGCAGACAAGCCGGCCCATCCAGCCCAGGTCATGAACCAGATTCCGGGCGCTGCGGTCGCGGTGACCAACGGCGAGGGGCACACGACCTCGATTCGTCAGCCCTTCACGACGAGCCCGGTGTACCTGTTCCTCGAAGACGGCATTCCGTCCCGTTCGCCGGGCTTCTTCAATCACAACGCGCTGTACGAGATCAACGTGCCGCAGGCGGGCGGCATCGAGGTGAACCGCGGCCCGTCCTCGGCGTTGTACGGTTCGGATGCCATCGGTGGCGTCGTTAACGTGCTGACGCGCGTGCCCCCGCCGAAGACCGAGCTCGGGGGCTCCGTCGAGATCGGCGAACACGGCTGGCGGCGCGCGCTGCTGAGTGGCGGCTCGGGTTACGCAAACGGCGGTTTTCGCGCCGACCTGAATCTCTCCGCGACCGACGGATGGCGCGACGATACCGCCTACGACCGCAAGAGCGGCACGCTGCGCTGGGACCACTTCATCGGCGACAGCACTTCGCTGAAGACCGTCCTCGGCTTCTCCGAGATCGATCAGGACACGGGCGCCAATTCACCCCTCGTGCGCGAGGACTACAGGCACGACCCGAAGCGCAACTACCTGCCGATCGCCTTCCGCAAGGTCAGCGCGCTGCGCCTGTCGAGCAGTTTCGAGCACGAGACCGCGGATTCGCTGCTGTCGATCACGCCCTACGTGCGCGACAACAGCATGGACCTGCTGGCGAGCTTCGCGCTGCGCTTCGACCCGAGTCTTGCCGAGACGCGGAACCAGTCCTACGGCCTGATGGCGAAGTGGCGCCAGGATTTCGCGCCCATGCGTGCGCGCCTGATCGCGGGCGTCGATCTCGACATGAGCCCCGGATCGCGGCGCGAGAACCGGATCAATGCGACGACGCGCGGAAGCGGTGCGAGCCAGGAATTCATCGACTACACCGTGGGGCCGCGCATCTACGATTACGACGTCGAATATCGCGGCATCTCGCCCTACCTGCACGGCGAGATTTCGCCCACCGACAGGCTGCGCCTGACCGTAGGACTGCGTTACGACGACATGCGCTACGCCTTCCGCAACGACTTCGCCGCGGGGGCCGTCCAGGCGGGAACCAGCTTTTACGGCCAAGCGGCTGACAGCACGGTGAGTTTCCGTCGCGTGACGCCGAAGTTCGGAGCGACGTATGCGCTCGATCGCGATACCCACCTGTTCGCCTCATACAACCAGGGGTTCCGCGCGCCGTCGGAGTCGCAGCTCTTCCGTCCGTCGAGGGCGACGAGCCGTGCATCGGCGCTGGCGCTCGCGCAGTCCGCGGTCGAACTGGAGGCTATCCGCGCCGAACAGTTCGAGCTTGGTATTCGTGGCGTGGTTGCCGGCGTGTCCTACGATCTGGTCGCCTATGACCTGACGAAGCGCGACGACATCGTGAGCCAGCGTGATCCGGAAACGACGCAGACGATCACGACCAATGCCGGCAAGACGCGTCACCGTGGTGTCGAACTCGGGCTCGGTGTGCCGCTGCATCGCGCCGTCAGGCTCGATGTCGCGATGTCTTATGCATGGCATGAATTTGAAAATTGGGAAACGGAAAGAGACGATTTCGGTGGCAACGAGCAGGCCAGCGCGCCGCGCTTCATGTCCAACACCCGCTTAACTTGGACGCCGACGGCCGCGATCCGGGCGCAGCTCGAGTGGTCGAGGATCGGATCCTACTGGCTCGACGACGCGAACACGGTGAAATACGGTGGCCACAACCTCTTCAACCTGCGCGGGAATTACGCGCTCAACCCGACCTGGTCGCTATTCGGCAGCGTCCAGAATCTGACCGACAAGCGCTACGCCGAAAGCGCGCAGCTGTCGACTCGGAGCACCCCGGTCTATTCGCCGGGATTGCCGCGTACGGTGATCGCAGGTGTGGAGGCGAAATGGTGA